In Montipora capricornis isolate CH-2021 chromosome 4, ASM3666992v2, whole genome shotgun sequence, a single genomic region encodes these proteins:
- the LOC138047094 gene encoding ubiquitin-conjugating enzyme E2 D4-like, whose translation MSLRRDYISRVQKELTQLQSLKPHGIEVSIPSDSLEIWEAIVPGLDDSPYKGGRFKVQVYLPENYPLGPPTVRFLTPIYHLNVNPIAGNVCLGFLNEENWLPTRCVRDVLSALFSLLIKPEPENYAGQDLLEAYNHSRAVYNEKTRKSAANAR comes from the exons ATGAGTTTACGAAGAGATTACATTTCCAG GGTACAAAAAGAACTTACTCAGCTGCAATCCTTAAAACCTCATGGAATTGAAGTCAGCATTCCGTCAGACAGTCTTGAAATATGGGAAGCAATAGTACCAGGACTAGATGATTCGCCTTACAAAG GAGGAAGATTTAAAGTCCAAGTTTATCTACC TGAAAATTATCCCCTTGGACCTCCTACG GTTCGTTTCCTGACTCCAATTTATCACCTAAATGTGAATCCTATAGCAGGGAATGTATGTCTGGGATTTCTGAATGAGGAGAACTGGCTGCCAACCCGTTGCGTACGAGATGTGTTGAGTGCGTTATTTTCTTTGCTGATCAAACCTGAACCAGAGAATTACGCTGGTCAAGACCTACTGGAGGCTTATAATCACTCAAGAGCAGTTTACAATGAAAAAACCCGGAAAAGTGCAGCGAATGCTCGATAA